The genome window CGTCGTGCAGTTGGGGTTGGCGATGATCCCCTTGGGCCGGTCGGCGACTGCCTCGGGGTTGACCTCGGGCACGACGAGCGGCACGTCGGGGTCCATGCGGAACGCGCCGGAGTTGTCGACCGCCACCGCGCCGCGCGCCGCCGCGACCGGGGCCCAGTCAGCGCTGATCTCGTCGGGCACGTCGAACATGGCGACGTCCACGCCGTCGAACACCCCGGGCGACAGCGCCTTGACCTCGACGCCCTCGCCCCGCACCTGCAGCACCTTGCCGGCGCTCCGTGCGGAGGCGACGAGCCGGATCTCGCCCCACACGTCGGGGCGCGCGCTCAGGATGTCGAGCATGACGCTGCCGACGGCGCCGGTGGCGCCGACGACGGCGAGCGTGGGCTTCCTCGTCGTGCCCGCGACCGTCTGCTGGGTGCTGCTGCTCGACTGGCTCACCGTGCTCACCGTCCCGTCCCGCCGTACACGACGGCCTCTACCTGGTCGGCGTCCAGGTCGAACGCCGTGTGGACCGCGCGGACGGCCGTGTCGACCTTGTCCGCGTGCGTCACCACCGAGATGCGGATCTCGGAGGTGGAGATGACGTCGATGTTGACGCCGGCGTCGGCGAGCGCCTTGAAGAAGGTCGCGCTGACGCCGGGGTGGCTGCGCATGCCAGCGCCGACGAGGGACACCTTGCCGATCTGGTCGTCGAACTGCAGCCGGGCGAAGCCGATCTCGGACTGCGCGGCCTGCAGCGTGTTCATCGCCGTGGGGCCGTCGGTCTTGGGCAGCGTGAAGGACACGTCGGTGAGGCCGGTCTGCGCCTGCGAGACGTTCTGCACGATCATGTCGAGGTTCACCCCGGCCCGGGCGACCTCGTTGAAGATGGCCGCCGCCTTGCCCGGCACGTCGGGCACGCCGACCACCGTGATCTTGGCCTCGCTGCGGTCGTGCGCGACGCCGGCGATGATCGCCTGCTCCATGTCGGCCTCCTTCGTCCCGTCGGGGTGGTCGTCGATGCTGCCGGTGACCGTCGTGCCGGTGCGGTCGGAGAAGGAGCTGCGCACGTGGACCGGCACGTCGTAGCGGCGGGCGTACTCCACGCAGCGCAGCATGAGCACCTTCGCCCCGCTGGCCGCCATCTCCAGCATCTCCTCGTACGTGACGGTGTCGAGCCGTCGCGCGGTCGGCACGATGCGCGGGTCGGCGCTGAAGACGCCGTCCACGTCGGTGTAGATCTCGCAGACGTCGGCGCCGAGCGCGGCGGCGAGCGCGACGGCGGTCGTGTCGGACCCGCCGCGACCGAGCGTCGTGATGTCCTTGGTGTCCTGGCTGACGCCCTGGAAGC of Aquipuribacter sp. SD81 contains these proteins:
- a CDS encoding aspartate kinase; this translates as MSPSGSGIVVQKYGGSSVSDAAAVKRVAQRIVRTVQAGNKVCVVVSAMGDTTDELLDLAEQVTPTPPGRELDMLLTAGERISMAVLAMAIANLGHEARSFTGSQAGVITDSSHGRARIIDVTPGRISTAMDEGAIAIVAGFQGVSQDTKDITTLGRGGSDTTAVALAAALGADVCEIYTDVDGVFSADPRIVPTARRLDTVTYEEMLEMAASGAKVLMLRCVEYARRYDVPVHVRSSFSDRTGTTVTGSIDDHPDGTKEADMEQAIIAGVAHDRSEAKITVVGVPDVPGKAAAIFNEVARAGVNLDMIVQNVSQAQTGLTDVSFTLPKTDGPTAMNTLQAAQSEIGFARLQFDDQIGKVSLVGAGMRSHPGVSATFFKALADAGVNIDVISTSEIRISVVTHADKVDTAVRAVHTAFDLDADQVEAVVYGGTGR